The following proteins are encoded in a genomic region of Sparus aurata chromosome 23, fSpaAur1.1, whole genome shotgun sequence:
- the caskin1 gene encoding caskin-1 isoform X5 produces MGKDQELLQAVKTEDLLTVQKLLQRPRPGKAKLLGSAKKVNVNFQDTDGFSPLHHAALNGNLELITLLLESQAAVDIRDQKGMRPLHYAAWQGKAEPMKMLLKSGSSVNGQSDEGQIPLHLAAQHGHYDVSEMLLQHQSNPCIVDNAGKTPLDLACEFGRVGVVQLLLSSNMCAALLEPKKGDTTDPNGTSPLHLAAKNGHIDIIRLLIQAGIDINRQTKAGTALHEAALCGKTEAVRLLLESGINATVRNTYSQTALDIVYQFTATQASREIKQLLRDASAALQVRALKDYCNNYDLTSLNIKAGDVITVLEQHPDGRWKGCIHDNRTGNDRVGYFPSTMVEVISKRTGLASTVICTQQFQKIPLVPPATVAPANAVVNGNDTTFHQIHILPPPPPPPPHSHQPLLPLFTSFGYNKSPVTTPQGDTPTAPGCRGSEASPHSSPTPSSGPHGGSNEEIWVLRKPVAGGDRSSVGSSGSVTSVRSSGSGQSAGSAAHILHAQAEGVKLLATVLSQSAKAKEHLIEQSKSVDQPPGSASSSRTSSQSGCPLHEAPPYDATATRKGEVPGEGKDLTAIGITKPGHRKKMTSEINKLSVTEWLPDQKPASLGEWLSAIGLSQYHQVLVQNGYENIEFITDITWEDLQEIGIIKLGHQKKLMLAVKRLAEMQRSSEGRGSLRKKPPPITQQQEVMSMESPPPDEVMSPKMSTFQDSELSTELQSAMTQPGQEVSKAQRTRTLSKDHDEVMTGGGGGGGGGGGGGGPPKKEARTMRQQSSQGSSHRGSVSSQGKHRHSHSHSQPAPPYTPPHTPTKTRTSSSSSTSSVQSTASPQTKHKPSPQFIQGDRPQSPRSHPPQSPTHRGAPCTQPPPQQQQQPQVQPQHQAHPQHPPQTQVMEVRESQQAQVPLLCLPPEAELAEEEGGEPSALQKKRAHSLNRYAVSDSECDEKAGGGGGGGAGDGEAEVVGGQGPAVVRGEGIKYATVTHRVSRSHSVRNQDKTVNRNQTLALRQKKKGPPPPPPKRSSSAISSSNSNLTEANAQQPTLTTTGGMLDVPYHQQRRASDLGVSVETVAVETSSVGSVRSIAAMLEMSSIGGGAKGMALQKNFLQVGKTREAIGLDGEVVNRRRTISGPVSELVAAARREQPNPSAAFPPNSTQPEPSPPPVNYSPPNPPSSPHPSSGGSGSSSENLPFAEEGSLTIRRQGRGEGEGEGQCVFCVCLQADDEGPQGDADYAQEDVSRVEATATLKRRPRSSKPHPNGSDFTLQESSTVKRRPKSRDKEPDGYADMAAANGEPVGAGQPNTTQPVPYQNGTATVKRRPVSDAGVTEQPQPQPQPQPQYQPQPQPQPQVTAAPRRDSLDQGAPVSNEGGPVRKPKPPVSPKPAVAQIKRQGGPQTPPHPVSNKRVPLPGPGTPGSPVEGKKIPPPVSPKPVPPPTAPKPAKLIHSMTSPSSTTPASAPAPVKQHSMVARQTSSPPNFPPSIIPSPPNAKPVSPSSQSPHTPQTPTTPQTPQTPATPSPTPPPVKPPRSSIGGVSVDSGMTGGGATTPAPTTTDFGVDSLVHQKLEETSASLAAALQAVEDKILRQEDSVAEQKTTVSILDDIGSMFDDLADQLDAMLE; encoded by the exons tcGGAGATGCTGCTGCAGCACCAGTCCAACCCGTGTATTGTGGATAACGCAGGGAAAACTCCTCTGGACCTGGCCTGTGAGTTCGGCAGAGTTGGG gtggtcCAGTTGTTGTTGTCCAGTAACATGTGTGCTGCTCTGCTGGAGCCCAAAAAAGGAGACACCACGGACCCCAACGGGACGTCTCCTCTGCACCTGGCTGCCAAGAACGGACACATAGACATcatcag ACTGTTGATCCAGGCAGGCATCGACATCAACAGACAGACCAAAGCTGGCACTGCCCTGCATGAAGCTGCCCTGTGTGGAAAGACCGAGGCAGTGAGACTCCTGCTGGAG AGTGGTATCAATGCCACAGTGAGAAACACCTACAGCCAGACTGCACTGGACATCGTCTACCAGTTCACCGCAACACAAGCCAGCAGAGAGATTAAACAGCTGCTGAGGG ATGCATCAGCAGCCCTTCAGGTTCGGGCTCTGAAGGATTACTGCAACAACTACGACCTGACCAGCCTCAACATCAAAGCAGGAGACGTCATAACG GTTTTGGAGCAGCACCCCGATGGACGCTGGAAAGGCTGTATCCATGACAACCGCACAGGAAACGACCGGGTGGGCTACTTCCCTTCCACTATGGTGGAGGTCATCAGCAAAcgcacag GTTTGGCCAGCACAGTCATTTGCACTCAACAGTTTCAAAAGATACCGCTGGTTCCTCCGGCGACGGTTGCCCCTGCCAACGCGGTAGTCAACGGCAACGATACCACGTTCCATCAGATCCATATCCTGCCTCCACCGCCTCCGCCTCCACCACATTCCCATCAGCCACTGCTTCCACTTTTCACTTCCTTTGGCTATAACAAGTCGCCCGTGACAACCCCACAGGGAGACACACCCACTGCCCCAG GTTGTCGCGGCTCAGAGGCAAGCCCTCACAGCTCTCCCACCCCATCCAGCGGGCCCCATGGAGGCTCCAACGAAGAGATCTGGGTACTGCGCAAACCCGTGGCAG gtggagACCGCAGCAGTGTGGGCAGTTCTGGCAGTGTGACCAGTGTGAGGTCATCAGGCAGCGGTCAGAGCGCCGGCAGCGCAGCACACATTCTCCATGCACAGGCTGAGGGGGTAAAg CTTCTCGCCACAGTCTTGTCCCAGTCTGCCAAAGCCAAGGAGCATCTAATTGAGCAGTCCAAGTCTGTGGACCAGCCTCCAG GCTCCGCCAGCTCCTCCCGGACATCGAGCCAATCGGGCTGTCCGCTCCATGAAGCGCCGCCTTATGACGCCACGGCAACCAGGAAGGGGGAGGTGCCAGGCGAGGGGAAG gatcTGACAGCTATTGGGATAACTAAACCAGGTCACAGAAAGAAGATGACATCGGAGATCAACAAGTTAAGTGTCACCGAGTGGCTGCCTGATCAGAAACCC GCCAGTCTAGGAGAGTGGCTGTCTGCTATTGGTCTAAGCCAGTACCACCAGGTGTTAGTGCAGAACGGATACGAGAATATCGAATTCATCACCGACATCACCTGGGAGGACCTGCAGGAAATAGGCATCATCAAACTGG GCCACCAGAAGAAGCTGATGCTGGCGGTGAAGCGACTGGCTGAAATGCAGCGCAGTTCAGAGGGGCGGGGCTCCCTCAGAAAGAAGCCCCCGccaatcacacagcagcaggaagtcATGTCAATGGAGAGCCCACCTCCAGACG AGGTCATGTCTCCAAAGATGAGCACCTTCCAGGACAGCGAGTTgagcacagagctgcagagtgcCATGACCCAGCCAGGGCAGGAGGTCAGCAAAGCTCAGCGAACACGCACCCTTAGCAAAGACCATGATGAGGTCatgactggaggaggaggaggaggaggaggaggaggaggaggaggtgggccACCGAAGAAGGAGGCGCGGACTATGAGGCAGCAGAGCAGCCAGGGAAGCTCCCACAGAGGGAGTGTCTCCTCTCAAGGCAAACACCGTCACTCCCACTCCCATTCCCAGCCTGCGCCTCCCTACACGCCCCCTCACACTCCCACCAAGACTAGaacctcatcttcctcctccacctcctccgtcCAGAGCACAGCTTCTCCGCAGACCAAACACAAGCCGTCCCCCCAGTTCATCCAGGGGGATAGACCTCAGTCGCCGCGCTCCCACCCTCCTCAGTCCCCAACCCACCGTGGAGCCCCGTGTACCCAGCCTCCGCcccagcaacaacagcagcctcAAGTCCAGCCGCAGCATCAGGCGCACCCTCAGCACCCCCCACAGACGCAGGTCATGGAGGTTCGGGAGAGCCAGCAAGCGCAGGTCCCGCTCCTCTGCCTCCCACCAGAGGCCGAACtggctgaggaggagggaggagagccCTCGGCGCTCCAGAAGAAACGTGCCCACAGCCTCAACAGATACGCCGTCTCAGATAGTGAGTGTGACGAGAAggctggtggaggtggagggggcggagctggagatggagaagcAGAGGTAGTGGGAGGTCAGGGCCCTGCCGTCGTCAGAGGAGAAGGTATTAAATACGCCACGGTGACCCACCGCGTCAGCCGCAGCCACTCAGTCCGCAACCAAGACAAGACTGTCAACCGCAACCAGACCTTAGCTCTGCGTCAGAAGAAAAAAGGCCCACCTCCTCCGCCACCTAAACGCTCCAGCTCCGCCATCTCCAGCTCCAACTCCAACCTGACAGAGGCCAATGCACAGCAGCCCACGCTCACCACCACAGGGGGGATGCTGGACGTGCCTTACCACCAACAGCGGCGGGCCAGCGACCTGGGGGTGTCCGTGGAGACAGTTGCCGTAGAGACGAGCAGTGTTGGTAGTGTGAGGAGCATCGCCGCCATGTTGGAGATGTCTTCTATAGGGGGTGGAGCCAAGGGCATGGCGCTGCAGAAGAATTTCCTGCAG GTGGGGAAAACACGCGAGGCCAttggtctggatggtgaagtGGTGAACCGACGGCGGACCATTAGCGGCCCTGTCAGCGAGCTGGTGGCGGCTGCTAGGCGTGAACAGCCAAATCCCTCTGCCGCCTTCCCTCCCAACTCCACCCAACCAGAACCTTCCCCACCCCCTGTAAATTACTCCCCACCCAACCCTCCATCCTCCCCTCACCCCAGCTCGGGAGGCAGTGGCAGTTCATCGGAGAACCTACCGTTTGCAGAGGAGGGAAGCCTGACCATCCGCCGCCAGGGccgaggagaaggagaaggagaaggacag TGTGTATTTTGTGTATGTCTGCAGGCCGACGACGAGGGTCCTCAGGGAGACGCCGACTACGCACAGGAGGACGTGTCCAGGGTTGAAGCCACAGCGACCTTGAAGCGGCGGCCCCGCAGCTCCAAGCCCCACCCCAACGGCTCCGACTTCACCCTCCAAGAGTCGTCCACCGTCAAACGGCGGCCCAAGAGCCGCGACAAGGAGCCCGACGGCTACGCGGACATGGCCGCAGCTAACGGAGAGCCTGTGGGGGCTGGGCAGCCGAACACCACGCAGCCGGTCCCCTACCAGAACGGCACGGCCACCGTGAAGCGCCGCCCGGTGTCTGACGCTGGAGTGACGGAGCAGCCGCAACCTCAACCTCAACCCCAGCCTCAATATCAACCTCAACCTCAACCGCAACCGCAAGTGACTGCTGCTCCTCGCAGGGACAGTTTGGACCAAGGTGCTCCAGTGAGCAATGAAGGAGGTCCGGTGAGAAAACCAAAGCCTCCCGTCTCCCCAAAACCTGCCGTGGCACAGATAAAGAGACAGGGTGGCCCACAGACCCCCCCACACCCTGTCTCCAACAAGAGAGTCCCCCTGCCTGGTCCTGGGACACCTGGAAGCCCAG tGGAAGGAAAGAAGATCCCTCCACCTGTCTCGCCCAAACCGGTGCCCCCGCCCACGGCGCCCAAACCGGCCAAACTCATCCACTCCATGACCAGCCCTTCCTCCACGACCCCGGCTAGTGCTCCTGCCCCGGTCAAGCAACACTCCATGGTGGCCCGACAGACCAGCTCACCCCCCAACTTCCCCCCTTCCATCATCCCGAGCCCGCCAAACGCCAAGCCAGTGAGCCCGTCTTCCCAGAGCCCCCACACCCCGCAGACCCCCACCACGCCACAGACGCCCCAGACTCCCGCCACCCCCAGCCCGACCCCGCCACCAGTCAAGCCCCCTCGCTCTTCCATTGGTGGCGTGTCGGTGGACAGCGGGATGACGGGAGGCGGGGCCACGACGCCGGCCCCAACAACGACAGATTTCGGCGTGGATTCTTTGGTGCATCAGAAACTGGAGGAGACGAGTGCGTCGCTGGCCGCCGCTCTGCAGGCCGTGGAGGATAAGATACTGCGGCAGGAGGA CTCTGTGGCCGAGCAGAAGACCACGGTCAGCATCCTCGACGACATCGGCAGCATGTTCGATGACCTGGCTGACCAGCTGGACGCCATGTTGGAGTAA
- the caskin1 gene encoding caskin-1 isoform X4: MGKDQELLQAVKTEDLLTVQKLLQRPRPGKAKLLGSAKKVNVNFQDTDGFSPLHHAALNGNLELITLLLESQAAVDIRDQKGMRPLHYAAWQGKAEPMKMLLKSGSSVNGQSDEGQIPLHLAAQHGHYDVSEMLLQHQSNPCIVDNAGKTPLDLACEFGRVGVVQLLLSSNMCAALLEPKKGDTTDPNGTSPLHLAAKNGHIDIIRLLIQAGIDINRQTKAGTALHEAALCGKTEAVRLLLESGINATVRNTYSQTALDIVYQFTATQASREIKQLLRDASAALQVRALKDYCNNYDLTSLNIKAGDVITVLEQHPDGRWKGCIHDNRTGNDRVGYFPSTMVEVISKRTGLASTVICTQQFQKIPLVPPATVAPANAVVNGNDTTFHQIHILPPPPPPPPHSHQPLLPLFTSFGYNKSPVTTPQGDTPTAPGGDRSSVGSSGSVTSVRSSGSGQSAGSAAHILHAQAEGVKLLATVLSQSAKAKEHLIEQSKSVDQPPGSASSSRTSSQSGCPLHEAPPYDATATRKGEVPGEGKSSEAVVQWLSDFQLQVYAPNFLGAGYDLPTISRMTPEDLTAIGITKPGHRKKMTSEINKLSVTEWLPDQKPASLGEWLSAIGLSQYHQVLVQNGYENIEFITDITWEDLQEIGIIKLGHQKKLMLAVKRLAEMQRSSEGRGSLRKKPPPITQQQEVMSMESPPPDEVMSPKMSTFQDSELSTELQSAMTQPGQEVSKAQRTRTLSKDHDEVMTGGGGGGGGGGGGGGPPKKEARTMRQQSSQGSSHRGSVSSQGKHRHSHSHSQPAPPYTPPHTPTKTRTSSSSSTSSVQSTASPQTKHKPSPQFIQGDRPQSPRSHPPQSPTHRGAPCTQPPPQQQQQPQVQPQHQAHPQHPPQTQVMEVRESQQAQVPLLCLPPEAELAEEEGGEPSALQKKRAHSLNRYAVSDSECDEKAGGGGGGGAGDGEAEVVGGQGPAVVRGEGIKYATVTHRVSRSHSVRNQDKTVNRNQTLALRQKKKGPPPPPPKRSSSAISSSNSNLTEANAQQPTLTTTGGMLDVPYHQQRRASDLGVSVETVAVETSSVGSVRSIAAMLEMSSIGGGAKGMALQKNFLQVGKTREAIGLDGEVVNRRRTISGPVSELVAAARREQPNPSAAFPPNSTQPEPSPPPVNYSPPNPPSSPHPSSGGSGSSSENLPFAEEGSLTIRRQGRGEGEGEGQCVFCVCLQADDEGPQGDADYAQEDVSRVEATATLKRRPRSSKPHPNGSDFTLQESSTVKRRPKSRDKEPDGYADMAAANGEPVGAGQPNTTQPVPYQNGTATVKRRPVSDAGVTEQPQPQPQPQPQYQPQPQPQPQVTAAPRRDSLDQGAPVSNEGGPVRKPKPPVSPKPAVAQIKRQGGPQTPPHPVSNKRVPLPGPGTPGSPVEGKKIPPPVSPKPVPPPTAPKPAKLIHSMTSPSSTTPASAPAPVKQHSMVARQTSSPPNFPPSIIPSPPNAKPVSPSSQSPHTPQTPTTPQTPQTPATPSPTPPPVKPPRSSIGGVSVDSGMTGGGATTPAPTTTDFGVDSLVHQKLEETSASLAAALQAVEDKILRQEDSVAEQKTTVSILDDIGSMFDDLADQLDAMLE; this comes from the exons tcGGAGATGCTGCTGCAGCACCAGTCCAACCCGTGTATTGTGGATAACGCAGGGAAAACTCCTCTGGACCTGGCCTGTGAGTTCGGCAGAGTTGGG gtggtcCAGTTGTTGTTGTCCAGTAACATGTGTGCTGCTCTGCTGGAGCCCAAAAAAGGAGACACCACGGACCCCAACGGGACGTCTCCTCTGCACCTGGCTGCCAAGAACGGACACATAGACATcatcag ACTGTTGATCCAGGCAGGCATCGACATCAACAGACAGACCAAAGCTGGCACTGCCCTGCATGAAGCTGCCCTGTGTGGAAAGACCGAGGCAGTGAGACTCCTGCTGGAG AGTGGTATCAATGCCACAGTGAGAAACACCTACAGCCAGACTGCACTGGACATCGTCTACCAGTTCACCGCAACACAAGCCAGCAGAGAGATTAAACAGCTGCTGAGGG ATGCATCAGCAGCCCTTCAGGTTCGGGCTCTGAAGGATTACTGCAACAACTACGACCTGACCAGCCTCAACATCAAAGCAGGAGACGTCATAACG GTTTTGGAGCAGCACCCCGATGGACGCTGGAAAGGCTGTATCCATGACAACCGCACAGGAAACGACCGGGTGGGCTACTTCCCTTCCACTATGGTGGAGGTCATCAGCAAAcgcacag GTTTGGCCAGCACAGTCATTTGCACTCAACAGTTTCAAAAGATACCGCTGGTTCCTCCGGCGACGGTTGCCCCTGCCAACGCGGTAGTCAACGGCAACGATACCACGTTCCATCAGATCCATATCCTGCCTCCACCGCCTCCGCCTCCACCACATTCCCATCAGCCACTGCTTCCACTTTTCACTTCCTTTGGCTATAACAAGTCGCCCGTGACAACCCCACAGGGAGACACACCCACTGCCCCAG gtggagACCGCAGCAGTGTGGGCAGTTCTGGCAGTGTGACCAGTGTGAGGTCATCAGGCAGCGGTCAGAGCGCCGGCAGCGCAGCACACATTCTCCATGCACAGGCTGAGGGGGTAAAg CTTCTCGCCACAGTCTTGTCCCAGTCTGCCAAAGCCAAGGAGCATCTAATTGAGCAGTCCAAGTCTGTGGACCAGCCTCCAG GCTCCGCCAGCTCCTCCCGGACATCGAGCCAATCGGGCTGTCCGCTCCATGAAGCGCCGCCTTATGACGCCACGGCAACCAGGAAGGGGGAGGTGCCAGGCGAGGGGAAG AGCTCAGAGGCCGTTGTCCAATGGCTGAGCGACTTTCAGCTGCAGGTCTACGCTCCAAACTTCCTGGGCGCTGGGTATGACTTGCCCACCATTAGCCGAATGACCCCGGAG gatcTGACAGCTATTGGGATAACTAAACCAGGTCACAGAAAGAAGATGACATCGGAGATCAACAAGTTAAGTGTCACCGAGTGGCTGCCTGATCAGAAACCC GCCAGTCTAGGAGAGTGGCTGTCTGCTATTGGTCTAAGCCAGTACCACCAGGTGTTAGTGCAGAACGGATACGAGAATATCGAATTCATCACCGACATCACCTGGGAGGACCTGCAGGAAATAGGCATCATCAAACTGG GCCACCAGAAGAAGCTGATGCTGGCGGTGAAGCGACTGGCTGAAATGCAGCGCAGTTCAGAGGGGCGGGGCTCCCTCAGAAAGAAGCCCCCGccaatcacacagcagcaggaagtcATGTCAATGGAGAGCCCACCTCCAGACG AGGTCATGTCTCCAAAGATGAGCACCTTCCAGGACAGCGAGTTgagcacagagctgcagagtgcCATGACCCAGCCAGGGCAGGAGGTCAGCAAAGCTCAGCGAACACGCACCCTTAGCAAAGACCATGATGAGGTCatgactggaggaggaggaggaggaggaggaggaggaggaggaggtgggccACCGAAGAAGGAGGCGCGGACTATGAGGCAGCAGAGCAGCCAGGGAAGCTCCCACAGAGGGAGTGTCTCCTCTCAAGGCAAACACCGTCACTCCCACTCCCATTCCCAGCCTGCGCCTCCCTACACGCCCCCTCACACTCCCACCAAGACTAGaacctcatcttcctcctccacctcctccgtcCAGAGCACAGCTTCTCCGCAGACCAAACACAAGCCGTCCCCCCAGTTCATCCAGGGGGATAGACCTCAGTCGCCGCGCTCCCACCCTCCTCAGTCCCCAACCCACCGTGGAGCCCCGTGTACCCAGCCTCCGCcccagcaacaacagcagcctcAAGTCCAGCCGCAGCATCAGGCGCACCCTCAGCACCCCCCACAGACGCAGGTCATGGAGGTTCGGGAGAGCCAGCAAGCGCAGGTCCCGCTCCTCTGCCTCCCACCAGAGGCCGAACtggctgaggaggagggaggagagccCTCGGCGCTCCAGAAGAAACGTGCCCACAGCCTCAACAGATACGCCGTCTCAGATAGTGAGTGTGACGAGAAggctggtggaggtggagggggcggagctggagatggagaagcAGAGGTAGTGGGAGGTCAGGGCCCTGCCGTCGTCAGAGGAGAAGGTATTAAATACGCCACGGTGACCCACCGCGTCAGCCGCAGCCACTCAGTCCGCAACCAAGACAAGACTGTCAACCGCAACCAGACCTTAGCTCTGCGTCAGAAGAAAAAAGGCCCACCTCCTCCGCCACCTAAACGCTCCAGCTCCGCCATCTCCAGCTCCAACTCCAACCTGACAGAGGCCAATGCACAGCAGCCCACGCTCACCACCACAGGGGGGATGCTGGACGTGCCTTACCACCAACAGCGGCGGGCCAGCGACCTGGGGGTGTCCGTGGAGACAGTTGCCGTAGAGACGAGCAGTGTTGGTAGTGTGAGGAGCATCGCCGCCATGTTGGAGATGTCTTCTATAGGGGGTGGAGCCAAGGGCATGGCGCTGCAGAAGAATTTCCTGCAG GTGGGGAAAACACGCGAGGCCAttggtctggatggtgaagtGGTGAACCGACGGCGGACCATTAGCGGCCCTGTCAGCGAGCTGGTGGCGGCTGCTAGGCGTGAACAGCCAAATCCCTCTGCCGCCTTCCCTCCCAACTCCACCCAACCAGAACCTTCCCCACCCCCTGTAAATTACTCCCCACCCAACCCTCCATCCTCCCCTCACCCCAGCTCGGGAGGCAGTGGCAGTTCATCGGAGAACCTACCGTTTGCAGAGGAGGGAAGCCTGACCATCCGCCGCCAGGGccgaggagaaggagaaggagaaggacag TGTGTATTTTGTGTATGTCTGCAGGCCGACGACGAGGGTCCTCAGGGAGACGCCGACTACGCACAGGAGGACGTGTCCAGGGTTGAAGCCACAGCGACCTTGAAGCGGCGGCCCCGCAGCTCCAAGCCCCACCCCAACGGCTCCGACTTCACCCTCCAAGAGTCGTCCACCGTCAAACGGCGGCCCAAGAGCCGCGACAAGGAGCCCGACGGCTACGCGGACATGGCCGCAGCTAACGGAGAGCCTGTGGGGGCTGGGCAGCCGAACACCACGCAGCCGGTCCCCTACCAGAACGGCACGGCCACCGTGAAGCGCCGCCCGGTGTCTGACGCTGGAGTGACGGAGCAGCCGCAACCTCAACCTCAACCCCAGCCTCAATATCAACCTCAACCTCAACCGCAACCGCAAGTGACTGCTGCTCCTCGCAGGGACAGTTTGGACCAAGGTGCTCCAGTGAGCAATGAAGGAGGTCCGGTGAGAAAACCAAAGCCTCCCGTCTCCCCAAAACCTGCCGTGGCACAGATAAAGAGACAGGGTGGCCCACAGACCCCCCCACACCCTGTCTCCAACAAGAGAGTCCCCCTGCCTGGTCCTGGGACACCTGGAAGCCCAG tGGAAGGAAAGAAGATCCCTCCACCTGTCTCGCCCAAACCGGTGCCCCCGCCCACGGCGCCCAAACCGGCCAAACTCATCCACTCCATGACCAGCCCTTCCTCCACGACCCCGGCTAGTGCTCCTGCCCCGGTCAAGCAACACTCCATGGTGGCCCGACAGACCAGCTCACCCCCCAACTTCCCCCCTTCCATCATCCCGAGCCCGCCAAACGCCAAGCCAGTGAGCCCGTCTTCCCAGAGCCCCCACACCCCGCAGACCCCCACCACGCCACAGACGCCCCAGACTCCCGCCACCCCCAGCCCGACCCCGCCACCAGTCAAGCCCCCTCGCTCTTCCATTGGTGGCGTGTCGGTGGACAGCGGGATGACGGGAGGCGGGGCCACGACGCCGGCCCCAACAACGACAGATTTCGGCGTGGATTCTTTGGTGCATCAGAAACTGGAGGAGACGAGTGCGTCGCTGGCCGCCGCTCTGCAGGCCGTGGAGGATAAGATACTGCGGCAGGAGGA CTCTGTGGCCGAGCAGAAGACCACGGTCAGCATCCTCGACGACATCGGCAGCATGTTCGATGACCTGGCTGACCAGCTGGACGCCATGTTGGAGTAA